Below is a genomic region from Candidatus Effluviviaceae Genus I sp..
TCGAGTGCCCGGCGTGCGAGATCACGGTCCGGGGGCGCTTCGAGACCTGCGCGTTCTGCGCGCTCTCGCAGCAGCAGCTCGACCTCATCAAGATCTTCCTGAAGTCGCGCGGGAATATCAAGGAGGTCGAGCGCGAGATGGGCATCTCCTACCCCACGGTCCGCGCTCGACTCGAGGAGGTTGTGCGGGCGCTCGGGTTCGC
It encodes:
- a CDS encoding DUF2089 domain-containing protein codes for the protein MIHRQPTSCSACGGEMVVRELECPACEITVRGRFETCAFCALSQQQLDLIKIFLKSRGNIKEVEREMGISYPTVRARLEEVVRALGFAPVPEVTKDMKAELLAKLEAGEIDADEFLRRLADASA